Part of the Cellulomonas hominis genome, TCGAACGGCGTCGGGGCCTTGCGGACGTCGTAGTGGAAGGAGTTCGTGTAGTAGTCCTTGTCGGTGATGTCGGGCACCGAGCCGAACTTCTTCTTGTCCAGGCGGCAGAACCGGTCGGTCAGCGACTCCGACGGCGTGGAGTAGACCGAGAACTGGTAGCCGTGCTGCGCGGTCCACTCCTTCGCGCGGGTGGCCAGGGTGCGCAGGACGCGCAGCGTGAACTCCTTGGCCTCCGGGTCGCTCTCCCACGCGCCGCCGAAGAACGCCGCCGCGGCCTCGTACAGCCCGATGTAGCCCAGCGACACCGTGGCGCGGCCGTTCCGGAAGAGCGCGTCGACGTCGTCGTCCGGGGCGAGCCGCTGCCCGAACGCGCCGTGCACGTAGAGGATCGGGGCGTTCGCCGGCACGGCCTCCTTGCACCGCTCGACGCGGTACAGCAGGGCGTCGTGCACGGTCTCGAGCCGCTGCTCCAGCAGGGCCCAGAACGCGTCGAGGTCACCGCGGGTCTCCAACGCGATGCGCGGGACGTTGAGGGTGACGACGCCGAGGTTCATCCGGCCCTCGACGACGTCGTTGCCGTCCTCGTCGCTCCACCCCTGCAGGAACGACCGGCAGCCCATGGGCACCTTGAACGAGCCGGTGATCTCGACGATCTTGTCGTAGCTGAGGATGTCCGGGTACATGCGCTTGGTGGCGCACTCCACGGCGAGCGTCTTGATGTCGTAGTTCGGGTCCTCGGCCCGCAGGTTCACCCCGCGGCGCAGCGTGAAGATGAGCTTCGGGAAGATCGCGGTCCGGCGCTCCTTGCCGAGGCCGAGGATGCGGATCTGCAGGATCGCCCGCTGGATCTCGCGCTCGAACCAGCCCGTGCCGAGGCCGAACCCGACCGACGTGAACGGGGTCTGCCCGTTCGAGGTGAACAGGGTGTTGATCTCGTACTCGAGCGACTGCATCGCGTCGTAGATGTCCTTGCGGGTCTTCTCCTCCGCGAAGGCCCGGCGCCGGTCGGGGTCGTCGATCCAGCGCTCGGCATCCGCCAGGTGCTTGGCGAAGTTCCGCTCGGCGTACGGGGCCAGGAGCTCGTCGATCCGGTTGACCGAGCACCCGCCGTACTGCGACGAGGAGACGTTCGCGATGATCTGCGAGATCTGCGCGGTGGCGGTCTGGATGGAGCGCGGCGGGTCGACCTGGGCGTTCCCGATCCGGAAGCCCTCGGACAGCATCGTCCGGAAGTCGATGAGGCAGCAGTTCGTCATCGGGGCGTACGGGTGGTAGTCGAGGTCGTGGTAGTGGATGTCGCCCTTCGCGTGGGCGTTCGCGACGTGCGGCGGCAGCATCTTCAGGCCGATGGCCTTGCCCACGGCGCCGGCGGTGAGGTCGCGCTGGGTGTTGAAGACGTCGGCGTCCTTGTTGGCGTTCTCGTGGACGACGGACTGGTCCTTGCCGACGAGCTGGCCGATCGAGTGGTTGACGTCGAGCGCCTTGGACCGGGCCATGTCCCGCTGCACGCGGTAGTCGATGTAGACCCGGGCGACGTCGTACTGGTGCGACTCCAGCAGGGTGTGCTCGACGACGTTCTGGATCTCGTAGATCTTCACCTCGCCGTCGAACCGCGTGGTGAGCTCCCCGACCACCTGCTCCACGAGGTCGTCGAGCACCAGCTCGTGCAGGGCACCGAGCTCGCCGTGCACCTCGACGAAGGCCTTGGCGACGGCGGCGCGGATGCGGGACGGGTCGAACGGGAGGGCGCGGCCGTCCCGCTTGCGGACCGTGAGCGCGGCTTCCTCGAGGGTGAGCGCCACCGGCTGCCCGGCCCCGTCCAGCTCGGTCGTCGTCATCTCCGCCGCTCCCCTCCAGTCCCACCGCCGCACTACATCTAGTGCGAATCACAGCGGTGCAACACTAGATCTGGGGGTTGGACGGGGGTGGGCCGAAGGTCCCACGCCGCCGGGTCCGCCCTGGTCGCGACGGCGCCGATCGACCGGCCGGATCACCGGGTCCCGGCGTGTCGCCGCGGCCCGTCCGCCGACGCTACCGTGCCCCATGGCCCTTCGCGTCCTCCTCGTCGGCGGCACCGGCATCATCAGCTCCGCATGCACCCGTCTGGCCGTCGAGCGCGGCCTCGACGTCACCCTCCTGAACCGCGGGTCCAGCCCCGCCCGTCCGGTCCCGGACGGCGTCGAGGTGCTCCACGCCGACGTCCGCGACCCGGCCTCCGTCCGCGCCGCCCTCGGCGAGCGCGAGTTCGACGCCGTCGTCGACTGGGTGGCCTTCACGCCCCGGCACGTCGCCACCGACGTCGAGCTGTTCGCGGGCCGGACCGGGCAGTACGTGTTCATCAGCTCCGCGTCGGCGTACCAGACCCCGCCCGAGCGGCTGCCCGTCACGGAGTCGACCCCGCTGCGCAACCCGCACTGGCAGTACTCCCGGGACAAGATCGCCTGCGAGGACCTGCTGGTGCGCGCGTACCGCGACTCCGGCTTCCCGGTGACGATCGTCCGCCCGTCGCACACCTACGACCGCACCTCCGTCCCGCTGGACGGCGGCTGGACCGCGGTCGAGCGGATGCGGCAGGGCCGGGAGGTCGTCGTGCACGGCGACGGCACCTCGCTGTGGACGCTCACCCACCACGAGGACTTCGCACGCGGGTTCGTGCCGCTGCTCGGCCACCCGCGCACGCTCGGGGAGGCGTTCCACATCACCTCCGACGACGTGCTGACCTGGAACCAGGTGGTGCGCGCCCTGGCCGCGGCCGCGGGCGTCGAGCCGCGGGTCGTGCACGTGCCGTCGGACGCCATCGCGGCGGCCGACCCCGAGTGGGGCGCCGGGCTGCTCGGCGACAAGGCGCACTCGATGGTGTTCGACACGACGAAGCTGCGGACGCTGGTCCCGGACTTCCGGACGACGGTCACGTTCGAGGAGGGCGCGCGGCAGATCGTCGCCTGGCACGACGCCGACCCGGCGCGCCGCGTGGTGGACGCGCGGCTCGACGCGGTGATGGACGACCTGGTGGCGCGGTTCCGCGTGCGGTGACTCAGTCCAGGTGACCGGCGATCCCGCCGGCGCCCCCGAGCTTCGCGGCGTTCAGCGCGCCGTAGGTCAGCCGGGTCGCCAGCGGCGAGGTGCGCGCGGAGCCGCCCGCGGCCACGTGGTCGGCCTGCGCGCGCAGCGCGAGCACCGCGTCGCGGGACCCGCCGGTGCGGTGCCGCTCGAGGGCGTCGGCCAGGGCGCGGAGCACCGGGGCCTCCTGCGACGCCTCCAGGTGGTCCGTGACGGCGAGGACGGGGACGAACGACCGCCGCCGGGACCCCGCGGGGCGCAGGCCGAGCAGCAGCCCGCCGCCCCCGTTCGCCACCAGGCCGGCGCTCGTGCTCGGCGCGAGGCTGATCCGCCGCGTCCGCCCGAACCGGGTCACCACGACCTCGCCGGCCTCGGCGTCGAGCGTGGTCGACGACCGCCGCAGCACCACCGTCCCGACGGCCAGCAGGGCGAGGACGGCGACGACGCCGACCCGGTAGCGCGGCTCGGTCACGAACAGCCAGCCGAGCGCGCCCAGCGTCAGCACCGCGGTCGCGACGACCCACCCCCACCACCCGCGCGAGGTCAGCCCCGGGATCGCGAGCGGCGCGGCCACGCCTCAGGCCCCCGCCACGGCCGCGACCGCGTCGAGCACGGTCGTCCGGACCAGGTCCTCGACCTCGGCCCGCGCGGCCGGCCGGGCGACCGGCGGCGTCCCCGTGCCCTCCCGTGCCTCGACGACCCAGGCGCCGCCGGGGCCCGTGAACAGCCCCAGCAGCGGGGGGTGCCGGTCGTCGGCGTGCCGGACCACCACGTCGGTGCGCAGCAGCGCGGCGCCGAGGGCCTCGGCCACCTCGAGCGGCGGCTCGGACCCGTCGCCGGGCAGGGCGACGGGCTCGCCGGCGGAGTCGCCGCACTCCGGGTGCACGCTCGCCGCCGTGACCAGGCCGACCAGCGCGTCCGCATCGGCCAGGGCGAAGCGGTGCAGGCCGTCCGACCCGACCTGCTCCACCACCACGACGTCGTCCACCACGTGCGCGTACCAGTAGTCCTGCGTGGCCAGGGTCGTCCGGCCGACCGCGACGACCACCCGGGCCGCCCGGCGCAGCGTGATCAGCGAGAGGACGTCCTGCCGCACCTGCACCTCGACGGACGGCTCACCGACTGCGTCGGCGAGCGCCCGCGGGGTCGGCGGGTCCACGATCCCCCGGGCCTGCAGCCCGCGGTACGCCGTCCGCACGGCCGTCTCGCGCTCCGCGTCGCCGAGCGTCGCGAGGTACGGCGCGACCACCAGGCCGCCCGGGCCCGCGAGGATCGCGAGCTCCTCGTCCGTCAGGGTCTCCACCGGCACCGCGGTCACGTCGCCGCCTCCCGTCGTCACAGCAGTCCGAAGGACAGCACGTCGAGTGCGCCCTTGCCCAGGTCGCGGAGGTTCTCCCCCGCGTCGCGCACGGTGTCCCCGGCCCAGTCGACCGCGTCCGACACGGCGCCCGTCGTCGCGTTCCACGCCGTGCTCGCCGCGTCGGCCACGTGCCCGGCGGCGGAGGAGACGAAGTCGCCGATGGCCTCGCGGTTGTCCCAGATCATGTTGCCGAGGCTCCACGCGCCGTAGGCGAGGACCGCGCCGCCCGCGACAGCCACCCCGACCGGCCCGAGCGCGCTGCCCGCGAGCAGGAGCGTCCCCGCGCCGGCCACGCCGCCGAGCGCGAACCCGCGGGTCGCCCAGCCGCGGGCGCCCTCGTACCCGCCGCCGGTCACCACGTCGACCGCGCCGGTCGCGATGGTGACCGGCAGGAACGCCTTGCCGACCAGCCCCGCCGCCCGGCTGCCCATGACGAAGCGCAGGACGCCGCCGTTCGCCGGCCCGTTCTTGAACGCGGCGAGCGCGTTGTCCGCGGCGTCGAAGTTCCGGAGCATCGTCTGGTAGTCCGTGATCGGCGCGAAGGCCGCCCGCAGGTAGTTCAGGTACGTCGTGCCCTTGGTGGCCGTCCCGACGAACTTCTTGATGACCTGCGCCAGCGCGACCCCGCCCGCGCCGACGGCCCCCAGGGCACCGACGACGTCGCCGGAGTCGATCGCCCGCTGGAGGTAGGCGTCGACCGCCGAGGAGAGCGTCTGCGGGACGGGCACCGCCGACAGCGTGCCCGCGACCTGCACGTCCGTCGCGGCGACCTGCTCCAGCGCGGCCGTGATCTGCGCGGCGTGGTCGGCCGCCTGCTCGTTGAGCGCGCGCTGCTCGGCGTCCCGGCGCGCGCCGGCGCCCGTGGGGTCGCCGACCTCGGTCAGCACCGGCGGGAGCGTCGGCGCGGTGACCCGGCCGTCGTCGGCCACGGTGAAGCCCGCGGACCGCACGCTCTCGACGGTCGCGAGCAGCGCGTCCCGGGCGCTGCCGAGGTCGGCTGCCCCCGCCTGCAGCGCGGAGCGGGCGGACTCCAGGGCGTCCGCGAGCTCGAACCCGGTCGCCGACTCGCGCGCGATCCGCTCCGCGGCGGCCTGGGCGGCCTCGCCCTCCCAGCGCTCGGCGAGGCGGGCCATCGTCGCCTTCGCGGCCTGGACCTGCGCCTCGACCGTGGCGCGGGCCTCCTCGACGCCCGCGGCGGCGTCCGCGAGCGCCCCCGGGCGCCAGCCGCGGACCACCTCGAGGGTCAGCGCGGTCACTGCGGCACCATCCCGGCGAACCGGCCGGAGGTGGACGCCTCCGCGCCGCGGTACCCGTCGGCGGTGCCCGAGGCGCTCGCCGCCATGCCGCGCACGTTCTCCCCGAGGACCTGCACGGCGGCCGCCACCCGGGTGGACACCCAGACTGCCGCCTCGCCCGTCGCGGACCCGGGCAGCGCGTCGGGCACCGGGGCGAACGGCCCCGCCACGTCCGCGGCCTGCAGCGCGGCGGCGGCCTCCTCCAGCTCCGCCGCGGCGGTGTCCAGTGCCGATGTCTCGACGGCGACGCTCATCGCCGGGACCCCCTCTTCGTCGTCGTCCTGCCGAACCGCCCGCCGGTCAGCCCGTGGCGAGCCCGCCGAGGCTGCCGCCGCCACCGATCTTGCGGGACAACGGCGACGAGCGCAGGTCGCCGCCGCGGTCCAGGTGGTCGGCCTGGGCGCGCAGCAGGCCCACGACGCCCTCGACGTCCCGCGGCCCGCGGCGTGCCAGGTCGTCGGCCAGCGCGCGGAGCGTCGGTGCCGGCTGGCAGGCCTCGTGCTGCCGCGTGAGAACCAGCAGCGGGACCGCGGCGCGGCGCCAGCCGTTGAACCGCTCGAGCGCCAGGTCGACGCCGTCGCGGCGGCTGCCGAGCATGAGGTAGGCGCGGCGCTCGGCCGCGACCGGGCGGATCCGCCACGACGTCCGGGCCGGCGACAGCACGCCCGTCGCCGGGTCGTACGTGCCGGCGACCTCGCCGCGGGCGCCGGGGTCGAGGCGGAGGAGCGCCAGGGGGGCGCCGGTGCTGCTGGGCACGTCCGTCCTTCCGTCGGGGGTCGGCGGCTCGGGCCGCCGCGGGTCACGGTAACCGGCGGGTACGACGTCCCGCAGCGGGGCCACGCCGGTGTCCCGCGGACCCCTCCGCGCGCCATCTGCGCCCACGTGTCCTACGATTCCGGACAAATCGCCGCATACCGGGCCAGGCAGGGGCGGGCAGGCGGCGGACAACCCCAGCGTCGGAGCGAGAGGTTCCCGCCATGCCCCGTGCCCGAACCACGCACGTCCCGCAGCTGTCGGTCGGCGTGCCCGTGTACAACGGCGCCCTGTTCCTCGAGGAGGCCCTGACCGCGCTCCGCGACCAGGACCTCGAGGACATCGAGGTCGTCGTGTCGGACAACGGCTCGACCGACGCGAGCCCCAAGATCGCGCAGAAGTTCGCCGACGCCGATCCGCGGTTCCGGCTGGTGCGCTCCGCGGTGAACCAGGGCGTGGCGCGGAACTTCAACCGCACGCTGGCGCTCGCCCGCGCCCCGCTGTTCATGTGGCACGCCGCGGACGACCGCGTGGGTCCGGGCCACCTCGCCGCCTGCCGGGACGCCCTCGCCGCCCATCCCCGGTCCGACATCGCGTTCCCGCTGGTCACGCTCATCGACGCGGCGGGCGACCCGGTCGGCCGGATGGACGACGAGGGGCTGACCTTCACCGGCCTCTCGCCGTCGGCGCGCGTCGACGTGCTGCTGCGCCGGTCGGTGTACCAGTCGATCGCGTGGGGCGGCGTGCACCGCACGGAGCGGCTGCGCGCGCTCGGCGGCCACCCGCGGTTCTTCGGCGGGGACATCGTGCTGGCCATCCGGTCCGCGCTGCGCGGCGAGTGGGTCGTGATCCCGGAGCAGCACTTCTTCTGCCGCCGGCACGACAACCAGAACAGCAAGGCCGTCGGCGCCGACCCGACCGTGCAGGTCCGCAGCTACGACCCGTCGTTCCGCCGGCCGGTCGCGTTCCCGCAGTGGTACCTGACGTTCCGGATGCTCACCGAGGCGGCCTCGGCGCCCGTCCCCGCGGTCGAGCGCGTGCGGGCGACGGGCGCCGTGGTCCGCCGGTGGGTGGTCCCCGAGTGGCGGATGCTGCCCTACGACGTGAAGCGGAACCTGATCCGGCTGCGCACCGGGACGTACCGGGGCGCGTTCTCGTCCTCGTCGGGCTACTGGGTCTGAGTCAGAGCGGGTAGTGCCCCGCCTCGCCCTCGACGGCCGGCCGGAAGTCCACCAGCCGGTCCCCGACCCGCCACCGGTACCGGTCGACCTGCTCGGTCGCCGGGTCCTCGGCGAGGAACGCGCGCAGGGCGTCCAGGTCCGCGGGCTCGACCCACTCGGGCGGGTCGGACACCGCCTTGAAGCCCGAGAGCGTCGCGCAGTCCCGCAGCCACTGCATCTGCTCGTCCCCGAGCAGGTTCCGCCGCCGCCGGAAGTACGCCGCGTCCGGGTCCAGGCCGATCAGCCCGCGCAGCCACAGCCGGTGCACCGCGTTCGTGAGGGCGTTCCGGGCGGTGGCGTCGGACGGGTCGTCGGTGGCGTAGTTGTCCCACATCGGCGCGACGTCAGGGCCGGTGCGCACCGCGTTCAGCACGCCCAGGGAGGGGAACACCGGCGCGCCCGAGCCGAGCAGGTACGCGTCGGGCCCGGCGGCCTCCCGGACGGTCTCGACCGCCAGCCGGTAGGCGGCCTCGCGGTCGACGTCGGCGCCGCGCGCCCCCGCCACTGCGCCGGCGTTGACGAAGTCGAGCTTGAGGTACGTGAAGCCCCAGTCGTGCACCGCCCGGCCGATGGTCTCGGCCAGCAGCTCCCGGGCGTCCGCCCGGGTGAAGTCGAACGTCCAGTACGGGCTGCCCCAGTTCGTGCCCGCCGCCACCGGGGCGCCGTCGGCGTCCCGCAGCAGCATCGCCGCGTGCCGCTGCGCGGTGCGCGACGACGGCAGGGCGATGAACGGGGCGATCCACAGCCCGGGCCGCATCCCGCGGTCGCGGATCGACGCCGCGGTGTCCGCCATCCCCGCCGCGAACTTCCCGTTGGGGTGCCAGTCCCCGACGACCTCCTCCCACCCGTCGTCGAGCTGCACGGTGTCGAAGCCCAGCGCGGGCAGCTGCGGCACGATCCGGTCGAGGTCCGCGCGGGACACCGTCTCGTACAGGGAGTACCAGGAGGACCACACCGTGCCGGGGTGCGCGGGCAGCACGCCCCAGCGGTCCGCGAGCAGGTCGCGGTACCGCGCGAACACGTCGCGCTCGGGGCCGACGAGCAGCACCCACAGCGCCTCCCGGCCGGTCTCGGTCCAGGCCGCGAGCACGTCCCGGTCGGCGTGCAGCCGCGGGGTCTCGCCCTCCAGGCAGCCGAGCAGCAGCACGTCGGCCCCGCGGTCGACGGCGATCAGCCAGGAGGAGTGGTGCCGCGCCGGGTCGTCCCACGACGCGTCGTCGGCCGTCTGCCGGCGCACGGGGTTCGCCACCCGCAGCGGCGCGTCGGACATCCGGCGCCACCCGGTCGGCGACCAGGAGTTCTGGCCGTGCCGGTACACGGTGCCGTCGCCGGCGCCGTGCAGCAGCGACACGCGCGCTGACCGCAGGAACGTCTCCTCGACGTCGCCGGCGGGCCGGGCCCAGTCCGGGCGGACCGGGTCGGCGGCACCGGGCGGGTGCAGCGGGAGAGCGGTCGGCGTGCTGACAACCATGCGGGTCCTCCTCAAGGGCGGCGGGGGCGGCGCGCACGGCACCGCCCCCGCCGGGTGGGGGCTTACTGGAACAGGGCCTCGACGGCGTCGTTCGCCTCGGTCAGCCGCTGCTGCGGGTCGGCGCCCTGCGCGATCGCCTGCATCGCGTCCTGGACGGCCGTGTTCACCTCCGCGGCGCGGTTGAAGGCCGGGAGCATGAACGTCTCGCCGTCGTCCGCCACGGACACGAAGGCGGTGGAGTCGATGCCGGCCTCCTCGCGCGCCGCCATGGCCGCGTCCGTGCCGGAGCTGCGCGCCGGGAAGATCAGGCCGGCGCTGCCGACCGCGTCCTGGCACTCGGCGGAGGCCAGGTACTCGACCCAGCGGTACGCCTCGTCGGGATGCTTCGTGCCCGACCAGATCACGTCCGACAGGCCGTTCGTGGCGGCCGTGCGACCCTCGGGGCCCTCCGGCACCGGCGCGAACGCGAGGTCGACCGTGGCGTCCGGGCCGACGTACGTGGACGCCATCCAGGACCCGGCGATCGTCGACGCCGCGGTCCCGCTGGTCATGACGGCCTCGGTGCCGAGGGTGGACTGCGAGTCGAACGCCGGCATGTAGCCGCCGTCGATCATCTGCTGGATCCACGTCATGGTCTCGACCAGCGGCGCCGAGTCGAAGTTGAACGTCGTCGGGGCGACGTCCTCGTCGCTGTACGTGAAGCCGTTCGAGTGCGCGAAGTTGCCCCAGCCGTTCTGGCCCGTCGCCCCGTCGCCCCACTCGGGGTAGTAGCCGTACCGGACGACGCTGCCCTTGTCGAAGGCCGGGTCCAGCCCGGTGCGGCCCGCGGAGTCCAGCGTCAGGGCCTTGACGAACTCCCCGAACGTGCCGCCGTCCTGCGGGTTCCAGGTCAGCGCGGCCACGTCCCCGGCGGAGTACCCCGCGGCCTCGGCCGCCGGCACGTCGTACAGGTACGCGACGGTGTCCCAGTCCTTCGGCAGGCCGTAGCGCTTGCCCTCGTACACCCAGCGGTCCGCGAGGCCCTCCTTGAAGTCGGCGAAGTCGATGTCCGACGCCTCGACCCGGTCCGTGAGGTCGAGCAGCTGGTTCGTCTCGACGAACTGCAGGAAGTACGAGATCTGGTTGGTGAACACGTCGGGCGCGGTGCCCGCCGTGATCTGCGTGCTGAGGTTCTGCCAGTACTGCGCCCACCCGGTCTGCGTGAGCTTCACGGTGATCTCGGGGTTCGCCTCGTGGAACGCGTCGGCGCAGCCCTGGTACAGCGGCAGCTGCGTGTCGTCCCAGAGCCAGTAGTCGAGCGTGACCTCGCCGCCGGCGGCGTCGTCGCCGCCCGCGGAGGAGCACGCGCTCAGCGCCAGCACCGATGCTGTCGCCAGGAGCGCGACGGCGGTGGTCCTCTTCATGGGTCTTCCTCTCGTGTGGGAACTGCGGGCGAGCGGGCGTGCGGGAGCCGGACGGCTACTTGCCGCCCGAGAAGTTGAGGGACTGCACGAGCTGCTTCCCCAGGAACACGAGGATCAGCAGCACGGGGATGACGGAGAGCGTCGAGCCGGCCATCAGACCCGTCCAGTCCGGCGACGTGTTCGGCGACTGCTGCTGGAACACGCCCAGCGCGACGGTGAGCACGCGGGTGCCCTCGGAGTTCCCCGCGACCAGCGGCCACAGGTAGTCCTTCCACATCCCCACGAGCGTGATCAGCATCATCGTGGCGATCGGCCCGCGGCTCATCGGCAGCGCGATCCGCCAGAACCGGCCCAGCGCGCCGACGCCGTCGATCATCGCGGCCTCCTCCACCTCCCGCGGCAGGGACAGGAAGAACTGCCGGAGGAAGAAGATCGCGAAGGGGCTGGTGAGGATGGCCGGGGCCACCAGGCCGACCATGGTGTTGAGCAGACCGGCCTGGCGCATCAGCGCGAAGTTCGGCAGCAGCGTGAAGATCCCCGGGATCATGAGGCCGGCCAGGATCACCGCGAACAGCGCGTCCCGGCCGCGGAACCGCAGCCGCGCGAGGGCGTAGGCGGCGGCCGCGCAGGACAGGGTCTGGAGCACGGCGACCGACCCGGCGTACAGGACCGAGTTCACGGTGTACCGGGCGAAGTCGATCGTCGCGCCCGTGCCACCCGCGGCGACGGCCTCCTCGATGCTGGTCAGGCCCAGCACGCGCTGGAAGTTGATCAGCGTGGGGTCGGTCGGCCACAGGCGGCTCGCGTCCCCGATCAGGCCGGCGGCCGGGGTGAGCGCGGTGCGGACCATCCAGTAGAACGGGAACACCGTGGCCAGGACGACGGCGCCGACGACGACCCAGGCGGCGGCGCGGCCGGGGCGGACGGCCCGGCGGCGGCCGGCACGGGCGGGGCGCGGCGCTGCGGGCGCGGTCATGACAGGTCCGATCGGTTCGCGCGCATGAGACGCATCTGGGCGAAGGTGAGGGCGCCGAGGATCACGACGAGGATCAGCGAGACCGCCGAGGCGTAGCCCATCCGGTAGAACGCGAAGGCCTGCTGGTAGATGTAGTAGTAGATGACCCGGACCTCGGGGATCGGGTTGTTCCCGTAGCCGACCTGCACCAGGTCGAACACCTGGAACGAGCCGATCAGCGAGACCACGACCACCAGCGCGAGCACCGGGCGGATCAGCGGCAGCGTGATCCGGGCGAACATCCGGGTCTCCCCCGCGCCGTCCAGCGCGCCGGCCTCGTAGAGCTCGCCGGGGACCTGCAGCATCCCGGCGTACAGCAGCAGCGCGGTGTACCCGAGGCCGGACCAGACGGAGATCGCGACGACGATCCACAGCGCGGCGCCCGAGTTGTAGAACGTCACGCCGTGGATGCCGATCGAGTCGAGCAGGTTCTTGAGGAACCCGACGTTCGCGTCGAGCAGCCAGCCCCAGATCAGCGCGATGGCCACGTTCGGCACCAGCCAGGGCAGCAGGAGCAGCGAGCGCACCCAGGTCCGCAGCTGGAGCCGCTGCATCAGGGCGGCGAGCACGAGCGCCAGCACCATGACGACGACGATGTTCACGACGGCGAACACGGCCGTGATCCGCAGCGACGCCCACACCTGCGGGTCGTCCAGCACCTCGCGGAAGTTGTCGGCGCCGACGAAGGACGGCTCGTTCAGCAGGTTGAAGTCCGTCACCGAGTACCAGGCGCCCCGGACGGTCGGGTACAGGTAGAACACCGCGAACCCCAGCAGCGCCGGCAGCAGCAGCACCGCGGCGGCCCACGCCTCCCTGCGCCGGACCCGCGACCGGGACGCGCCGGCGCCGGGCGGCGGGTCGTCGCTGATCGGCCGGCGCGCCTGCGCGTCGACCGCGGTCACTCTCGACATCGAGAACCTCCCTGGTGGGCCGTCTGACGTCCTTCCGGGCTGCGGCCAGGGGTTAGGCAAGCAGTGCTGTAGGGTTCTGTCAAGGACGTTGCAGAACCCGCGCACCCGGAGTGACCGCGAACCACCCCGGGACGCGCGCGTGCTGCCGTACATTCACGACGGACGAGCAGGGGCGGGAGGCGACGACGCGGTGGTGGCGCGCGAGAGCGGGGTGCGGGAGCTCAACCTCCTGCGGACCTTCCGGGAGATCCGCGCGGGCGACGGCGCGACCACGGCCGGGCTCAGCCGCGCGACCGGCCTGTCCCGGCCCAGCGTGAACTCCCTGGTCACCGAGCTGGTCGACCTCGGCTGGGTGGACGTCGTCGAGCCCGTGCCCGACGGCCTCGGCGGCCGCCCGCCGCAGCGCTTCCGGTACCGGGCCGACGCCGGCCACCTCGCCGGCCTCGACATCGGGGTGCACCGGGTCACCGCCGTGGTGTCCGACCTGGCCGGCACCGTCCTCGCCGGCCGGGAGCTCGAGGTGGACGCCGCGGCGCCCCCCGCCGCCCGCCTCGCGCGGGTGGACGAGGTGCTGCGGGACGCGCTCGACGCCGCGGGTCTCGCCCCCGAGCAGATGTGGGGGGTCGCCGCCGCCGTCACCGGCCCGGTCGACTCCACGGGCCGCACGTCGCTGTTCAGCCCCCTGCCCGGGTGGACCGAGGTCGACCTCGTGGCGCACCTCAAGGGGACCTTCGCCTGCCCCGTCCGCGTCGAGAACGACGTGAAGCTCGCGCTCCTGGCCGAGAGCGAGTGGGGCGTCGCCCGGGGCGCGCGCGACGTCGTCTACATCCTCGCCGGCCTGCGCACCGGCGCCGCCGCCCTGGTCAACGGCCGCCTCGTCATCGGCCACGCCGGCGCCGCGGGCGAGATCGGCGCGCTGCCCGCGGTCCGCTGGCTGCGCGCCGTCGACCGCCTCGAGCACGCGCCCGGCATGCCGGAGTCCGCGCAGGGCAGCGGGTTCGCCGCGTGGACGTTCGAGCGCGCCCGCCGGGGCGACGCCGAGGCCCGCAAGCGCGTGCGGAAGTACGCCCGCGACGTCGCCACCGGCGCGTCCGCCCTCGTGCTGACCCTCGACCCCGAGCTGCTCGTCCTCGGCGGCGGCAGCA contains:
- the nrdD gene encoding anaerobic ribonucleoside-triphosphate reductase, whose protein sequence is MTTTELDGAGQPVALTLEEAALTVRKRDGRALPFDPSRIRAAVAKAFVEVHGELGALHELVLDDLVEQVVGELTTRFDGEVKIYEIQNVVEHTLLESHQYDVARVYIDYRVQRDMARSKALDVNHSIGQLVGKDQSVVHENANKDADVFNTQRDLTAGAVGKAIGLKMLPPHVANAHAKGDIHYHDLDYHPYAPMTNCCLIDFRTMLSEGFRIGNAQVDPPRSIQTATAQISQIIANVSSSQYGGCSVNRIDELLAPYAERNFAKHLADAERWIDDPDRRRAFAEEKTRKDIYDAMQSLEYEINTLFTSNGQTPFTSVGFGLGTGWFEREIQRAILQIRILGLGKERRTAIFPKLIFTLRRGVNLRAEDPNYDIKTLAVECATKRMYPDILSYDKIVEITGSFKVPMGCRSFLQGWSDEDGNDVVEGRMNLGVVTLNVPRIALETRGDLDAFWALLEQRLETVHDALLYRVERCKEAVPANAPILYVHGAFGQRLAPDDDVDALFRNGRATVSLGYIGLYEAAAAFFGGAWESDPEAKEFTLRVLRTLATRAKEWTAQHGYQFSVYSTPSESLTDRFCRLDKKKFGSVPDITDKDYYTNSFHYDVRKAPTPFEKLDFEAEYPQYASGGFIHYCEYPVLQQNPKALEAVWDYAYDRVGYLGTNTPIDHCLECGFSGDFTPTERGFACPGCGNADPRTCDVVKRTCGYLGNPQQRPMVHGRHVEISSRVKHLAGSTGSMPADAV
- a CDS encoding SDR family oxidoreductase, which encodes MALRVLLVGGTGIISSACTRLAVERGLDVTLLNRGSSPARPVPDGVEVLHADVRDPASVRAALGEREFDAVVDWVAFTPRHVATDVELFAGRTGQYVFISSASAYQTPPERLPVTESTPLRNPHWQYSRDKIACEDLLVRAYRDSGFPVTIVRPSHTYDRTSVPLDGGWTAVERMRQGREVVVHGDGTSLWTLTHHEDFARGFVPLLGHPRTLGEAFHITSDDVLTWNQVVRALAAAAGVEPRVVHVPSDAIAAADPEWGAGLLGDKAHSMVFDTTKLRTLVPDFRTTVTFEEGARQIVAWHDADPARRVVDARLDAVMDDLVARFRVR
- a CDS encoding WXG100 family type VII secretion target; protein product: MTALTLEVVRGWRPGALADAAAGVEEARATVEAQVQAAKATMARLAERWEGEAAQAAAERIARESATGFELADALESARSALQAGAADLGSARDALLATVESVRSAGFTVADDGRVTAPTLPPVLTEVGDPTGAGARRDAEQRALNEQAADHAAQITAALEQVAATDVQVAGTLSAVPVPQTLSSAVDAYLQRAIDSGDVVGALGAVGAGGVALAQVIKKFVGTATKGTTYLNYLRAAFAPITDYQTMLRNFDAADNALAAFKNGPANGGVLRFVMGSRAAGLVGKAFLPVTIATGAVDVVTGGGYEGARGWATRGFALGGVAGAGTLLLAGSALGPVGVAVAGGAVLAYGAWSLGNMIWDNREAIGDFVSSAAGHVADAASTAWNATTGAVSDAVDWAGDTVRDAGENLRDLGKGALDVLSFGLL
- a CDS encoding glycosyltransferase family 2 protein, producing MPRARTTHVPQLSVGVPVYNGALFLEEALTALRDQDLEDIEVVVSDNGSTDASPKIAQKFADADPRFRLVRSAVNQGVARNFNRTLALARAPLFMWHAADDRVGPGHLAACRDALAAHPRSDIAFPLVTLIDAAGDPVGRMDDEGLTFTGLSPSARVDVLLRRSVYQSIAWGGVHRTERLRALGGHPRFFGGDIVLAIRSALRGEWVVIPEQHFFCRRHDNQNSKAVGADPTVQVRSYDPSFRRPVAFPQWYLTFRMLTEAASAPVPAVERVRATGAVVRRWVVPEWRMLPYDVKRNLIRLRTGTYRGAFSSSSGYWV